In one Nocardia tengchongensis genomic region, the following are encoded:
- a CDS encoding serine hydrolase yields the protein MNTVEVHGTVAEEFDAVRAEFLTTAVADEAGEAGAQLTVYVHGRQVVDLWFGNEVTGDTLTGVYSCTKAPPPW from the coding sequence ATGAACACCGTCGAGGTGCACGGGACGGTCGCCGAGGAGTTCGACGCGGTTCGCGCGGAGTTCCTCACCACGGCGGTCGCCGATGAGGCCGGCGAGGCCGGTGCCCAGCTCACGGTGTACGTGCACGGCAGGCAGGTCGTCGACCTGTGGTTTGGAAACGAGGTCACCGGCGACACCCTGACCGGCGTCTACTCCTGCACCAAGGCGCCGCCACCTTGGTAG
- a CDS encoding serine hydrolase domain-containing protein, with product MQDGTLDLDEPIAARWAEFAAAGKNGITVRDVLTHRSGVIGVDGGFTADELADDAVIAARLASQRPYWKPGSAIGYSGFVEFAIVAEVVRRYTGRSLRDIYDERIRSPYGLDLYLGLPEAEEPRFREIEPGPASPDELAALWSGGPGPHSLTGIGYALNSNPPLDQVAFANTRRVRALGPASAGGVGNARGLAGLYTAAVFGLNGQPPLLKPDTLGEFTMLHSTGFDLVAGQEQALRPRVPGQRPAIPVPQRTRLRPQRVRGLGSVRRPAQRHHLRLHPPPILLHLVLPRTPPPRRRSPRRDRRFVRGRLALAGSVSAVCGAG from the coding sequence ATGCAGGATGGAACGCTGGACCTGGACGAGCCCATCGCGGCGCGCTGGGCAGAGTTCGCCGCCGCCGGGAAGAACGGAATCACCGTCCGCGATGTTCTCACCCACCGTTCCGGTGTCATCGGCGTCGACGGCGGATTCACCGCGGACGAACTCGCCGACGATGCGGTGATCGCCGCTCGCTTGGCCAGTCAGCGCCCGTACTGGAAGCCCGGTTCGGCCATCGGGTACAGCGGGTTCGTCGAATTCGCGATCGTGGCCGAGGTGGTCCGCAGGTACACCGGACGTTCACTGCGAGACATCTATGACGAGCGCATCCGATCCCCCTACGGGCTCGACCTCTACCTCGGGCTACCCGAAGCCGAGGAGCCCCGCTTCCGGGAGATCGAGCCGGGGCCGGCCAGTCCTGACGAGCTCGCCGCGCTCTGGTCGGGTGGTCCCGGGCCACACAGCCTCACCGGAATCGGTTACGCCCTCAACTCGAACCCACCCCTCGATCAGGTGGCCTTCGCCAACACCCGGCGGGTCCGCGCGCTCGGCCCGGCCTCCGCCGGCGGGGTCGGCAACGCCCGTGGACTCGCCGGCCTCTACACCGCCGCGGTATTCGGCCTCAACGGACAACCGCCGCTGCTGAAACCTGACACCCTCGGTGAATTCACCATGCTCCACTCCACCGGCTTCGACCTCGTCGCCGGACAGGAACAAGCACTACGCCCTCGGGTTCCAGGCCAAAGGCCCGCAATACCCGTTCCTCAGCGCACGCGCCTTCGGCCACAACGGGTCCGCGGGCTCGGAAGCGTTCGCCGACCCGCACAGCGGCATCACCTTCGGCTACACCCGCCGCCGATTCTCCTCCACCTGGTCCTACCCCGAACACCACCGCCTCGCCGCCGCAGTCCACGACGCGACCGCCGCTTCGTGAGAGGGCGCCTCGCGCTGGCCGGTTCGGTCAGCGCGGTATGCGGTGCGGGCTAA